One Planctomicrobium piriforme DNA segment encodes these proteins:
- the pyk gene encoding pyruvate kinase, which yields MSVSPIPQPSVTRTARTKIVATIGPASRSPEMLKKLIDAGVDVFRLNFSHGTHAEHAEVLADIQRISHECGQYVAILQDLCGPKMRLGSIPGDIVECPLGTKFALVTESDGTNPYELTCSYTELPDDLQVGEAVLFADGTVAMEVTATSPGRAEMKVTLPGRLRSRQGLNLPGSLLKVPSLTDKDLEDLSWTAAHSQEVQFVCLSFVRTPEDVHQLRQELQKRNCQARIVVKIEKPQAVEQLEAIVTAADAVMVARGDLGVEMDVYRVPAIQKQVIALANSLHRPVITATQMLNSMEHSSRPTRAEASDVFNAVLDGTDAVMLSGESAIGDYPVETVTTMRKICETAETYMDTVQQAGQGSKSASLAGLIQPITKAMVDAACLAAEELSCPLIVALTSTGRLAMALSNRRPNATILAITPEESTARALSLCWGVTALVSNDVKIATRALNTAIEWAKEHDMVKEGQHAILVRGELPGQTVSRTVLIRQVT from the coding sequence TTGTCTGTTTCGCCGATCCCCCAGCCCTCTGTGACTCGCACTGCCCGTACCAAAATTGTCGCGACCATCGGCCCGGCCTCACGTTCTCCGGAGATGCTGAAGAAGCTAATCGACGCCGGGGTCGACGTCTTTCGACTGAACTTCTCGCACGGTACGCACGCCGAACACGCAGAAGTCCTGGCCGATATTCAGCGCATCAGTCACGAGTGCGGGCAGTATGTGGCAATCCTGCAGGATCTTTGTGGCCCAAAGATGCGGTTGGGCTCGATCCCAGGCGACATTGTCGAATGCCCGCTGGGGACGAAATTTGCGCTCGTCACCGAGAGCGACGGCACAAACCCGTATGAACTGACCTGCTCTTACACGGAACTCCCGGACGATCTGCAGGTCGGCGAAGCGGTTTTGTTCGCCGACGGAACCGTGGCGATGGAGGTGACAGCCACCTCGCCAGGCCGGGCGGAAATGAAAGTGACGTTGCCAGGTCGGTTGCGATCGCGGCAAGGACTCAATCTGCCGGGCTCGCTGCTCAAGGTGCCCTCGCTGACCGATAAGGATCTGGAGGATCTCAGCTGGACGGCGGCCCATTCACAGGAAGTGCAGTTTGTCTGTCTGTCATTCGTGCGGACGCCGGAGGACGTGCATCAATTGCGTCAGGAACTTCAAAAGCGGAACTGTCAGGCCCGCATTGTGGTGAAGATTGAAAAACCGCAGGCAGTCGAGCAACTGGAGGCGATCGTCACGGCGGCGGATGCGGTGATGGTCGCCCGCGGAGACCTGGGCGTGGAGATGGACGTGTACCGCGTCCCGGCGATTCAAAAACAGGTCATCGCTTTGGCGAACTCGCTGCATCGGCCGGTGATCACGGCGACGCAGATGCTCAACAGCATGGAACATTCGAGCCGGCCGACGCGAGCCGAGGCGAGCGACGTCTTCAACGCCGTGCTGGACGGGACGGATGCCGTCATGCTGTCCGGCGAAAGCGCGATCGGCGACTACCCTGTCGAGACCGTCACCACGATGCGGAAGATCTGCGAGACGGCCGAGACGTATATGGACACAGTGCAACAAGCGGGTCAGGGATCGAAGTCTGCATCGCTGGCAGGCTTGATTCAGCCGATCACCAAGGCCATGGTCGACGCCGCGTGTCTGGCGGCGGAAGAACTCTCGTGCCCGCTGATCGTCGCGCTCACATCGACCGGCCGATTGGCGATGGCTCTCAGCAATCGCCGGCCGAATGCCACAATTCTGGCGATCACGCCGGAGGAATCGACGGCTCGGGCGTTGAGCCTGTGCTGGGGAGTCACGGCGCTGGTTTCCAACGACGTCAAAATCGCCACTCGGGCCCTGAACACCGCGATCGAATGGGCGAAAGAGCATGACATGGTAAAGGAAGGCCAGCACGCCATCCTGGTCCGAGGCGAACTGCCAGGACAGACGGTGAGCCGCACCGTGCTGATCCGGCAAGTGACGTAG
- a CDS encoding M90 family metallopeptidase, which yields MIFNWLASRRRKKILSESFSADWEQVLVNSAWQVRLLSAVQGEKLRRLIQVFVAEKNWEGCNGLTLTDEIKVVIAAFACLLVVGFDYEEHFENVLSILVYPAGYMGKETQVVGSGLVLEGEQARIGEAWYRGPVILSWTDIRLAVARQTPGRNVVFHEFAHQLDMLNGRNVDGTPPLRSEELLTRWRTVMDAELAELSQACRQGEPTFLDCYGATNSGEFLAVTTESFFEAPRHFRRFHPELYSVLSEYYGLDLAALAEM from the coding sequence ATGATTTTCAATTGGCTCGCCAGTCGCCGTCGCAAGAAGATTCTCAGCGAGTCGTTCTCAGCAGACTGGGAACAGGTGCTGGTGAACTCCGCGTGGCAGGTTCGATTGTTGAGTGCGGTGCAGGGGGAGAAGTTGCGGCGGTTGATTCAGGTGTTTGTGGCCGAGAAGAACTGGGAAGGGTGCAACGGGCTGACGCTGACGGATGAGATCAAGGTCGTGATTGCGGCGTTTGCGTGTCTGCTGGTGGTGGGTTTCGACTACGAGGAGCATTTTGAGAACGTGCTCTCGATTCTCGTGTACCCCGCCGGGTACATGGGGAAGGAGACGCAGGTTGTCGGCTCAGGGCTGGTGCTGGAAGGGGAGCAGGCCCGGATCGGTGAAGCCTGGTATCGCGGGCCGGTGATCTTGTCGTGGACGGATATTCGCCTGGCAGTCGCACGTCAGACTCCTGGGCGGAATGTGGTGTTCCACGAGTTCGCACATCAGCTCGACATGCTCAATGGCCGCAATGTCGATGGCACGCCCCCGCTACGATCGGAAGAACTGCTGACACGCTGGCGGACCGTGATGGACGCTGAGTTGGCGGAGTTGTCTCAAGCCTGCCGGCAGGGAGAACCGACGTTTCTCGACTGCTACGGCGCGACAAACTCAGGCGAGTTCCTGGCGGTCACCACGGAATCCTTCTTCGAAGCCCCGCGACATTTTCGTCGCTTCCATCCGGAGCTGTACTCGGTCTTGAGCGAATACTACGGGCTCGATCTGGCAGCGCTGGCGGAGATGTGA
- a CDS encoding DUF2130 domain-containing protein, translated as MMDPVITCPSCKTTIKLTESLAAPLLEATREKYELAMAQNKQDIARRENAVREQQAAIEKAQSAIDDQVAEKLKRERLTIAAEEAKKARQSLGADLDRSATELLELKTLLKEREEKLGEAQKAQAQMLRQKRDLEEAQRELDLTIEKRVQESLQSTREKAKKEAEDELKLKVMEKQQTIESMQKQIEDLKRRAEQGSQQLQGEVLELELEARVRSSFPTDLIEPVPKGEHGGDLIQRICGPSGQPCGTLLWESKRTKNWSDGWLSKLREDQRAAKAEIAVIVTQALPKGVDSFNLIDGIWVTNSLCAIPLAIALRRSLIDISASRLASLGQQSKMEMVYQYLTGPRFRHRVEAIVEKFADMQDDLNKERKTMTKLWAKREEQIRCVVESTAGMYGDLQGIAGQSLKEIEGLEIETLTLSMAE; from the coding sequence ATGATGGACCCGGTGATCACCTGCCCCAGTTGCAAGACCACAATCAAACTGACGGAATCGCTGGCGGCCCCGTTGCTGGAAGCGACACGCGAGAAGTACGAACTTGCGATGGCCCAGAACAAGCAGGACATCGCCCGGCGCGAGAACGCCGTTCGCGAACAGCAGGCCGCGATTGAGAAAGCACAGTCGGCGATTGACGATCAGGTCGCCGAGAAACTGAAGCGCGAGCGGCTGACGATTGCCGCGGAAGAAGCCAAGAAGGCCAGACAATCGCTGGGTGCTGATCTCGACCGCAGCGCCACCGAGCTGCTCGAACTGAAGACCCTGCTGAAAGAACGTGAAGAGAAGCTCGGAGAAGCACAAAAAGCCCAGGCCCAAATGCTACGGCAAAAGCGGGATCTCGAAGAGGCGCAGCGCGAACTGGACCTGACGATTGAAAAACGGGTTCAAGAATCGCTGCAGTCGACCAGGGAAAAGGCCAAGAAAGAGGCGGAAGACGAACTCAAGCTGAAGGTGATGGAAAAGCAGCAGACGATCGAATCGATGCAGAAGCAGATCGAGGATCTGAAGCGTCGGGCGGAACAGGGCTCACAGCAGTTGCAGGGAGAAGTTCTGGAACTGGAGCTGGAAGCGCGTGTTCGTTCAAGTTTTCCGACTGACCTGATCGAGCCGGTGCCCAAGGGGGAGCATGGTGGAGATCTGATTCAGCGGATCTGCGGCCCCTCCGGCCAGCCCTGCGGGACGCTGCTATGGGAGTCCAAGCGGACGAAGAACTGGAGCGACGGCTGGTTGTCGAAACTCCGCGAGGATCAACGCGCCGCCAAAGCGGAGATCGCCGTCATCGTGACCCAGGCGCTGCCTAAAGGAGTCGATTCGTTCAATCTGATCGACGGCATTTGGGTGACAAATTCTCTCTGCGCCATTCCGCTGGCAATTGCCCTGCGACGTTCGTTGATCGACATTTCTGCGAGCCGGCTGGCGAGTCTGGGACAGCAGTCGAAGATGGAAATGGTCTATCAGTATCTCACAGGTCCGAGATTCCGGCATCGAGTTGAAGCCATCGTCGAAAAGTTCGCCGACATGCAGGATGACCTCAACAAAGAACGCAAGACGATGACGAAACTTTGGGCCAAGCGCGAAGAGCAGATTCGATGCGTTGTCGAATCCACCGCCGGGATGTACGGCGATCTGCAGGGCATTGCCGGCCAGTCGTTGAAAGAAATCGAGGGGCTGGAGATCGAGACATTGACGCTGTCGATGGCCGAATAG
- a CDS encoding phytoene desaturase family protein — protein sequence MAKDFLKGTKDSYDIIVIGSGLAGLTGANVLAKQGHSVLLLEHHYQLGGMATWFKRRGGHIFDISLHGFPVGMIKSCRKYWTPEIADSIVQLKGIRFENPQFSLRTSFTREDFTRIITEKFQIPYETVDQFFSYARGMNFYDDQSMTTRQLFEKFFPGRSDVVRLLMEPITYANGSTLEDPAITYGIVFSNFMSKGVFTFKGGTDALVLKMKDELERNGVDIRIRSLVEKVEVDAQRRVQAVHVNGKRIACRAVLSNSNIKSTIFNLVGAEHFDPAYVEEASAVRLNNSSCQVYIGLKPGEGFENCGDLLFHSEHEGFDIEAMLSRNVSSRTFSFYYPETRPGSDRWLIVSSTNANFKDWAELPEAEYEAEKKRLCETTLDCLDQYVPGVRDKIDWVEASTPRTFQHYTRHLQGASFGTKFEGLKVSQTLPEQIHGLYHAGSVGIIMSGWLGAVNYGVITSNEIDKALTPASAAV from the coding sequence ATGGCCAAGGATTTTCTCAAGGGAACCAAAGATTCGTACGACATCATCGTTATCGGCTCCGGTCTCGCCGGGCTGACCGGGGCGAACGTCCTGGCGAAACAAGGGCATTCCGTCCTCCTGCTCGAGCATCACTACCAGCTCGGCGGCATGGCGACCTGGTTCAAGCGCCGCGGCGGCCACATCTTCGACATCTCGCTGCACGGCTTTCCGGTCGGCATGATCAAAAGCTGCCGCAAGTACTGGACGCCTGAAATCGCCGACAGCATCGTGCAGCTCAAAGGCATCCGCTTTGAGAATCCCCAGTTCTCGCTGCGGACTTCGTTCACGCGCGAAGACTTCACACGCATCATCACCGAGAAGTTTCAGATTCCGTATGAAACGGTCGACCAGTTCTTCTCGTATGCCCGCGGAATGAACTTCTACGACGACCAGTCGATGACGACGCGGCAGCTCTTCGAAAAGTTTTTCCCAGGCCGCAGCGATGTGGTTCGGCTGCTGATGGAACCGATCACTTACGCCAACGGCTCGACGCTCGAAGACCCCGCCATCACCTACGGCATCGTCTTCAGCAACTTCATGAGCAAAGGAGTCTTCACCTTCAAGGGGGGGACCGATGCCCTCGTCCTCAAGATGAAAGACGAACTCGAACGCAACGGCGTCGACATCCGCATTCGCTCGCTCGTCGAGAAAGTGGAAGTCGACGCGCAGCGCCGCGTGCAGGCGGTTCACGTCAACGGGAAACGCATTGCCTGTCGAGCGGTGCTGTCGAACTCGAACATCAAGTCGACGATCTTCAATCTCGTCGGGGCCGAACACTTCGATCCCGCCTATGTTGAAGAAGCCAGCGCGGTCCGCCTCAACAATTCCAGTTGCCAGGTCTACATCGGCTTGAAACCCGGCGAAGGGTTCGAGAACTGCGGCGATCTCCTGTTCCATTCGGAACACGAAGGCTTTGATATCGAGGCGATGCTGTCGCGCAACGTCAGCAGCCGCACCTTCTCGTTCTACTACCCGGAAACGCGCCCCGGCTCAGACCGCTGGCTGATCGTTTCTTCGACAAACGCCAACTTCAAAGACTGGGCGGAACTGCCGGAAGCAGAGTACGAAGCCGAGAAGAAACGTCTCTGCGAAACCACGCTGGACTGTCTCGACCAATACGTCCCCGGCGTTCGCGACAAGATCGATTGGGTGGAAGCCTCGACCCCCCGCACCTTCCAGCACTACACCCGGCATCTGCAGGGAGCCAGCTTCGGCACGAAGTTTGAAGGGCTCAAGGTTTCTCAGACCCTGCCTGAGCAGATCCACGGGCTGTACCACGCCGGGTCGGTGGGCATCATCATGTCCGGCTGGCTGGGGGCGGTGAACTACGGCGTCATCACCTCGAATGAAATCGACAAGGCCCTCACCCCCGCTTCCGCAGCCGTCTAA
- a CDS encoding PP2C family protein-serine/threonine phosphatase: MQADQKIHGRAGKYRWGAVSITGNFRENNEDRFLVDPAARFFLVADGMGGQSAGEKASALAVELISDRLEVLVDFQRSPSNIVIDGIDKSINHANAEIMALGELEPSCKNMGTTVTFIVVVKGEFFIGGVGDSRGYLLRNKKLQQLTEDHSLTQALVKAGTITAEDARSHRYRNVLYRYLGTKEGGSATDPTRLVPTQGDRFMLCSDGVSDGAPADMIEKVLNQYDDPLIAAEKLVAAAQQGGSKDNITCVVLNVE; encoded by the coding sequence ATGCAGGCAGATCAGAAGATTCACGGGAGAGCCGGGAAGTACCGCTGGGGGGCGGTGAGCATTACCGGGAACTTTCGTGAAAACAATGAAGATCGCTTCCTCGTCGATCCTGCTGCCCGCTTCTTTCTCGTCGCCGACGGCATGGGGGGCCAGAGCGCCGGCGAAAAGGCGAGCGCCCTCGCCGTGGAGCTCATCTCTGACCGCCTCGAGGTCCTCGTCGATTTTCAGCGTTCTCCATCCAATATCGTGATCGACGGTATCGACAAGTCCATCAATCACGCCAACGCCGAAATCATGGCGCTCGGGGAACTCGAACCCTCGTGTAAAAACATGGGGACGACAGTGACGTTTATCGTCGTCGTCAAAGGGGAATTCTTCATCGGCGGCGTCGGCGACAGTCGCGGCTACCTGCTCCGCAACAAAAAACTACAGCAGCTCACTGAAGACCACTCGCTGACGCAGGCCCTGGTCAAAGCCGGCACCATCACCGCTGAAGACGCCCGGTCGCATCGTTACCGCAACGTGCTTTATCGCTACCTGGGGACGAAGGAAGGCGGTTCTGCCACCGACCCCACACGGCTTGTCCCGACTCAGGGGGACCGGTTCATGCTCTGCTCCGACGGCGTTTCCGACGGCGCCCCTGCCGACATGATTGAAAAAGTCCTCAATCAATACGACGACCCGTTGATTGCCGCCGAGAAACTGGTGGCAGCCGCCCAGCAGGGGGGCTCGAAAGACAACATCACCTGCGTTGTGCTCAACGTCGAATAG
- a CDS encoding Maf family protein, with amino-acid sequence MPDAATGPVLLGSRSPRRLELLSLLIPADQIQVSPPEDESEQGFDDVHTLAQIDERVLAIASRKRDLVAEAWLTRPWRLLLTADTVVIVRDDSGQPVVLGKPDGERWQATVRDWFTRYYLGRPHEVATAVCLRTADGREESFVERTKVEFRTASPELLEWYIATEEPLGKAGGYGLQGAGGMFVQSVTGSPSNVIGLPVERIWQTLNEWELIR; translated from the coding sequence ATGCCTGACGCCGCAACTGGTCCTGTCCTGCTTGGCTCGCGTTCTCCCCGCCGGCTGGAACTGCTCTCGCTGCTGATCCCTGCTGATCAAATTCAGGTTTCTCCTCCTGAAGACGAATCGGAACAGGGCTTCGACGACGTTCACACCCTCGCGCAAATCGACGAAAGGGTGCTGGCCATCGCCAGTCGCAAACGAGACCTTGTGGCAGAAGCCTGGTTGACTCGCCCCTGGCGCCTGCTGCTCACCGCCGACACCGTGGTCATCGTCCGCGATGACTCGGGGCAACCTGTCGTGCTGGGCAAACCAGATGGCGAACGCTGGCAAGCCACGGTTCGCGACTGGTTCACGCGGTATTACCTGGGCCGCCCTCACGAGGTGGCAACGGCAGTTTGCCTGCGAACGGCTGACGGCCGCGAAGAGTCTTTTGTCGAACGCACAAAGGTCGAATTTCGCACCGCCTCGCCAGAACTGTTGGAGTGGTACATCGCCACGGAAGAACCGCTCGGCAAAGCGGGCGGCTACGGCCTGCAAGGGGCCGGCGGCATGTTCGTCCAATCCGTGACTGGAAGCCCCAGCAACGTCATTGGGTTGCCGGTGGAAAGAATTTGGCAGACGCTCAACGAATGGGAATTGATTCGCTGA
- the folD gene encoding bifunctional methylenetetrahydrofolate dehydrogenase/methenyltetrahydrofolate cyclohydrolase FolD, with protein sequence MTAKLIDGKATAARLNALLATKVAEFKSQTGVSPHLAAVLVGDDPASAVYVRNKQRSCASAGMLSSLHQLGSATTQSELLDLIAALNADASVHGILVQLPLPKQIDETTVLDAVTPLKDVDCFHPENVGLMVQGRPRFLPCTPAGCQYLITESGFETAGKHAVVIGRSEIVGKPMALMLVQKGRGADATVTIAHSRTKNLAEISRQADLLIAAVGRPNTVTADMVKPGACVIDVGTNRVDGKLVGDVDFAAVLEIAGAITPVPGGVGPMTIAMLMENTLTAARLQTES encoded by the coding sequence ATGACGGCGAAACTCATTGACGGCAAAGCCACGGCGGCCCGGCTGAATGCTCTGCTCGCGACCAAGGTCGCCGAGTTCAAGTCGCAAACCGGCGTCTCGCCCCATCTCGCCGCCGTCCTCGTCGGTGATGATCCCGCCAGTGCGGTCTATGTCCGCAACAAGCAGCGGTCCTGCGCCAGTGCCGGCATGCTCAGCTCGCTGCATCAGCTCGGCTCGGCAACCACCCAGTCAGAGCTGCTCGATCTCATTGCGGCTCTCAATGCCGACGCCAGCGTACACGGCATTCTTGTTCAGTTGCCGCTGCCAAAGCAGATTGATGAAACCACTGTCCTCGATGCCGTCACGCCGCTCAAAGACGTCGACTGTTTTCATCCCGAGAACGTCGGGCTCATGGTGCAAGGGCGCCCCCGCTTTCTCCCCTGTACCCCCGCCGGGTGCCAGTACTTGATTACCGAATCCGGTTTTGAAACCGCCGGCAAGCACGCGGTCGTGATCGGTCGCAGCGAAATCGTCGGCAAGCCGATGGCACTCATGCTGGTGCAGAAAGGTCGCGGGGCCGATGCCACAGTCACGATCGCTCACAGCCGCACAAAAAATCTGGCAGAGATCTCTCGTCAGGCGGATTTGCTCATTGCCGCCGTTGGCCGCCCGAACACCGTCACGGCCGACATGGTGAAGCCGGGTGCGTGCGTGATTGACGTCGGCACGAACCGCGTCGATGGCAAGCTCGTCGGCGACGTCGACTTCGCTGCCGTACTCGAAATCGCGGGCGCGATTACTCCCGTGCCGGGGGGAGTGGGCCCAATGACGATCGCGATGCTGATGGAGAATACGCTGACGGCAGCGCGGTTGCAGACGGAGTCTTAG
- a CDS encoding OmpH family outer membrane protein, whose protein sequence is MTRNIWTSLATVAASCACSLAILWGLQGQSGVAVVDLDEVAKQLGRDLEIQSSIQIQTEQLQQKLSAAEQSAAAQLTEVRKPFGEHPTAAQEEQFRRLQQSAQSQLAQLKQKAEQEIAAHRQQLVARFKAEARPIAAKIARKHRFGTVVTKNDSFLFSFDEAVDITADVVAALGESRPATADAKEAAPRATARPLPTLNQPDAPAAPTVRQVTHEEFLPATR, encoded by the coding sequence TTGACGCGAAACATCTGGACATCTCTGGCCACCGTCGCCGCATCATGCGCGTGTTCTCTGGCTATTTTGTGGGGACTGCAGGGCCAGTCGGGCGTGGCCGTCGTCGATCTGGACGAAGTCGCCAAGCAACTCGGTCGCGATCTCGAAATCCAGAGTTCCATTCAGATTCAGACCGAACAATTGCAGCAGAAGCTGAGCGCCGCGGAACAAAGCGCCGCCGCCCAGTTGACGGAAGTCCGCAAGCCCTTTGGCGAGCACCCCACCGCCGCTCAGGAAGAACAGTTCCGCCGTCTCCAGCAATCGGCTCAGTCTCAACTGGCCCAGTTGAAGCAAAAAGCAGAGCAGGAAATTGCGGCCCATCGCCAGCAGTTGGTCGCGCGTTTCAAAGCCGAAGCCCGTCCCATTGCCGCGAAAATTGCTCGAAAGCACCGCTTCGGGACCGTCGTCACCAAGAACGACAGCTTCCTGTTTTCATTCGATGAAGCGGTCGACATCACCGCCGACGTTGTGGCCGCACTCGGCGAATCGCGCCCCGCGACGGCGGATGCGAAAGAGGCCGCACCGCGCGCGACTGCCCGTCCGTTGCCGACGTTGAATCAGCCGGATGCCCCAGCGGCCCCGACCGTGCGTCAGGTCACCCACGAAGAGTTCCTGCCGGCCACGCGGTAA
- the map gene encoding type I methionyl aminopeptidase: MAGLFYCGQADWRLPSSGMRVRRMAMIVLKSPREIELMRAAGQLVAQAHRIAASMIAPGVTTGAIDAAIEKLFQEHRAVPLFKNFPGKVPFPAVTCISVNEAIVHGIPGDTVLKAGDLVSVDTGCKLNGWCGDSAWTYAVGEVDDEGRRLMEAGKATLQAAIDGLRRHTRWSQIAREMEKVTKAAGFSVVEKFVGHGIGRTMHEPPQVPNYFRADMRDEDFPIQPGLVLAIEPMINAGTANVRILKDHWTAVTADGRRSVHFEHTIAVTAEGPVLLTEGVGAATA, translated from the coding sequence ATGGCCGGGTTGTTTTATTGTGGGCAGGCCGACTGGCGGCTGCCCTCGTCCGGGATGAGAGTGCGACGCATGGCAATGATCGTTTTGAAGAGTCCGCGGGAAATTGAGTTGATGCGAGCTGCAGGCCAGCTCGTCGCCCAGGCACATCGCATCGCTGCGAGCATGATTGCGCCCGGGGTGACGACGGGCGCGATTGACGCCGCGATCGAGAAGCTGTTTCAGGAACATCGCGCTGTCCCGCTCTTCAAGAACTTCCCTGGCAAGGTGCCGTTTCCGGCGGTCACCTGTATCAGCGTCAATGAGGCGATCGTGCATGGCATCCCTGGCGACACTGTCCTGAAGGCCGGGGATCTCGTCAGTGTCGATACCGGCTGCAAGCTGAACGGCTGGTGCGGGGATTCGGCCTGGACGTACGCGGTGGGTGAAGTCGATGACGAGGGCAGGCGACTGATGGAGGCCGGCAAGGCGACGCTGCAGGCGGCGATCGACGGGCTCCGTCGGCACACCCGCTGGTCACAGATTGCGCGGGAGATGGAGAAGGTGACGAAGGCGGCCGGGTTTTCGGTCGTGGAGAAGTTCGTCGGGCACGGAATTGGCCGTACGATGCACGAGCCGCCGCAGGTGCCCAACTACTTTCGGGCCGACATGCGGGATGAGGATTTCCCGATCCAGCCGGGGCTGGTGCTGGCGATCGAACCCATGATCAACGCCGGGACCGCGAACGTGCGGATTCTGAAGGATCACTGGACTGCGGTGACCGCCGACGGCCGACGTAGCGTGCACTTCGAACATACGATCGCGGTCACGGCCGAGGGGCCGGTGCTGCTGACGGAAGGGGTCGGCGCTGCTACGGCGTGA
- the secY gene encoding preprotein translocase subunit SecY: MLSRLRMILAIPELRQKFVITLILLAVYRMGFSIPLPFVNQEEFAATFKKLQQQQGIGQVMQAVALLSASRLGNATIFGLGIMPYISASIIFQLLGQVYPPLEQLQKEGESGRKKINEYTRYATVLICLGQSYFWINMLASGRLGGGLILEDYNTFFFQIIATITMTAGTLLLMWIGEQIDEYGVGNGISLLIMAGILAQMPAAGLELLRPALNGGGIGLGTAAGIDKLMPLAVLFVAVVLAVIAITQAQRRIPIQSAKHVRGRRVLGGQMQFLPLRVNQAGVMPIIFASSLLMIPAAAITWSRSLFPENAVLVTLDSAFNGGGRGLLYNLFYVALIYFFCYFWTSITFNPKDMAENLKDYGSFVPGYRPGSHTEKYLDQVMVRITYVGAGFLALIAITPTVIASSMDISYMVASFYGGTGLLIVVSVALDLVQKIDSHLVMRNKPGLLDSDAS; the protein is encoded by the coding sequence ATGCTGTCTCGGCTCAGAATGATTCTCGCAATTCCGGAATTGCGGCAGAAGTTTGTGATCACGCTGATCCTGCTGGCCGTGTACCGGATGGGATTCTCCATCCCGCTGCCGTTTGTGAACCAGGAAGAGTTCGCGGCCACCTTCAAGAAGCTGCAGCAACAGCAGGGGATTGGTCAGGTCATGCAGGCGGTGGCCTTGCTGTCCGCCTCTCGCCTGGGGAACGCGACCATCTTCGGCCTGGGGATCATGCCCTACATTTCGGCCTCCATTATCTTCCAGTTGCTGGGGCAGGTGTATCCGCCGCTCGAGCAGTTGCAGAAGGAGGGTGAATCGGGCCGCAAGAAGATCAATGAATATACCCGGTACGCCACCGTTCTGATTTGTCTTGGACAAAGTTACTTCTGGATCAACATGCTCGCCAGCGGCAGGCTGGGGGGCGGGCTGATTCTGGAAGACTACAACACCTTCTTCTTCCAGATCATCGCCACGATCACGATGACGGCAGGCACGCTGCTGCTCATGTGGATCGGGGAGCAGATTGACGAATACGGGGTCGGCAACGGGATCTCGCTGCTGATTATGGCGGGGATTCTCGCCCAGATGCCGGCAGCCGGACTGGAACTGTTGCGACCCGCCCTGAACGGCGGCGGCATTGGACTGGGGACCGCGGCCGGGATCGACAAGCTGATGCCCTTGGCGGTGTTGTTCGTCGCGGTCGTGCTGGCGGTGATTGCGATCACCCAGGCACAGCGCCGAATTCCCATTCAAAGTGCCAAACACGTTCGCGGCCGTCGCGTGCTGGGGGGACAGATGCAGTTCCTTCCGCTGCGGGTGAACCAGGCCGGCGTGATGCCGATCATCTTCGCATCGAGCCTGCTCATGATTCCGGCGGCAGCGATCACCTGGTCACGTTCGCTGTTCCCTGAGAACGCCGTACTGGTCACGCTGGACAGCGCCTTTAACGGAGGCGGTCGAGGGCTGCTCTACAACCTCTTCTACGTCGCCCTGATCTACTTCTTCTGCTACTTCTGGACGAGCATTACGTTCAATCCGAAGGACATGGCCGAGAACCTGAAGGACTACGGCAGCTTTGTGCCGGGTTATCGACCGGGCTCGCACACTGAGAAATACCTGGATCAGGTGATGGTTCGCATTACCTATGTCGGAGCAGGGTTCCTGGCCTTGATTGCGATCACCCCGACGGTCATCGCGTCGAGCATGGACATTTCCTACATGGTCGCCAGCTTCTACGGGGGAACGGGGCTGCTGATCGTGGTGTCTGTCGCACTGGATCTGGTGCAAAAGATCGACAGCCATCTCGTCATGCGAAACAAGCCGGGCCTGCTGGATTCCGACGCCAGCTAA
- the rplO gene encoding 50S ribosomal protein L15 has protein sequence MIIDDVHRGIQKRKKRKRLGRGPGSGHGKTSGRGHKGAGSRRGYHSRTGFAGGQMPLFRLVAKRGFNNAAFADKVLAINISTLEKHFENGDEVTPETLSIRGLAKVQHDLIKILGDGDLTKKLTVKAQRFSKSAIEKIQAAGGKVEVLGE, from the coding sequence ATGATTATCGACGACGTCCATCGCGGGATACAGAAGCGGAAGAAGCGCAAGCGTCTGGGCCGCGGTCCGGGATCGGGACATGGCAAAACGTCGGGACGCGGTCACAAAGGCGCCGGCAGCCGTCGCGGTTATCACTCGCGGACGGGCTTCGCCGGGGGCCAGATGCCGCTGTTCCGCCTCGTTGCCAAGCGCGGCTTTAACAACGCCGCCTTTGCCGACAAGGTGCTTGCGATCAATATCTCGACGCTGGAAAAGCATTTCGAGAACGGTGACGAAGTCACTCCGGAAACATTGTCTATTCGCGGTCTCGCCAAGGTCCAGCACGATCTGATCAAGATCCTGGGCGACGGCGATCTGACGAAGAAGCTGACCGTGAAGGCTCAGCGGTTTTCGAAGTCGGCGATTGAGAAGATTCAGGCCGCTGGCGGCAAAGTTGAAGTTCTGGGCGAGTAA